From the Acidilutibacter cellobiosedens genome, one window contains:
- a CDS encoding cyclase family protein — MKIHDISVKIEKNMMKYYSLRDVIHTFERDYSKGDNMSLSSISMQMHLGTHLDSPYHYIKEGKRIDEIPLEKFCGKVQVIEINEKEIKAEDIKTKGIKCDKLLFKTPYSKDLNNKNKDASLSYFSEDAADYLADTNVDLIGIDSFSIDRSGAKEKYVHKKILGAGKIALEGINLYDIDEGFYYLYAFPLNIKGAEGAPCRAVLIEGEIL, encoded by the coding sequence ATGAAAATACATGATATATCGGTAAAAATAGAAAAAAACATGATGAAATATTATTCTTTGAGAGATGTGATTCATACTTTCGAAAGGGATTATTCGAAAGGTGATAATATGTCATTATCATCGATTTCTATGCAAATGCATTTGGGTACCCATTTAGATTCGCCATATCACTATATTAAAGAAGGAAAAAGAATTGATGAAATACCTTTGGAAAAATTTTGCGGAAAAGTACAAGTTATAGAAATAAATGAAAAAGAAATAAAAGCAGAAGATATTAAAACCAAAGGGATAAAATGTGATAAGCTGTTGTTTAAAACCCCTTATTCAAAGGATCTGAACAATAAAAACAAAGATGCATCTCTCAGCTATTTTTCTGAAGATGCCGCCGATTATTTAGCTGATACAAATGTGGATTTAATCGGAATAGACAGTTTTTCTATTGACAGAAGCGGTGCTAAAGAGAAATATGTTCACAAGAAGATATTAGGTGCAGGTAAGATTGCTTTAGAGGGAATCAATTTATATGATATAGATGAAGGATTTTATTATTTATATGCCTTTCCTCTAAATATAAAAGGTGCCGAAGGGGCACCGTGCAGAGCAGTGCTTATAGAAGGAGAGATATTATGA
- a CDS encoding MarR family winged helix-turn-helix transcriptional regulator — MDKEEKIQKIIRYKNKIDTLMHEKYHKLAYKYGLSLGQYHLLIELDELMLDVDDELKGPTVGEIAKNINNSQNTMSEKITRLENRGLVKRIKDSEDRRISRIVLTEEGRNLIDSIDKEANSKFLFNSISKMEDKDINNLLSCLENLIEQMNGIE; from the coding sequence ATGGATAAAGAAGAAAAGATACAAAAAATAATTCGATATAAAAATAAAATCGATACTCTTATGCATGAGAAATATCATAAATTGGCCTATAAATACGGATTGAGCTTAGGGCAGTACCATCTATTAATAGAATTGGATGAACTTATGCTGGACGTTGATGACGAGCTTAAAGGGCCTACTGTCGGAGAGATAGCAAAAAATATCAATAATTCACAAAATACAATGTCGGAAAAGATAACAAGGCTTGAAAATAGGGGGCTTGTAAAGAGAATAAAGGATAGTGAGGATAGAAGAATAAGCAGAATTGTTTTAACTGAAGAGGGAAGGAATTTAATTGATTCAATAGATAAGGAAGCAAACAGCAAATTCTTATTTAATTCGATATCTAAAATGGAAGACAAAGATATAAATAATTTGCTCAGCTGTTTAGAAAATCTTATAGAGCAGATGAATGGCATTGAATAA
- the rfbD gene encoding dTDP-4-dehydrorhamnose reductase, which yields MKVLITGATGLFGEDITRVFAEKHEVIAVMGKKELDITNAQEVFSYIEKAEPDLVIHSAGFRMVDEAEKNPTKTIAINSLGTKNVALAASRCGAKLIYISSDSVFDGEKNTPYNEYDKRNPVNVYGYSKLMAEEEVRCYNKKHFIVRVPLLFGASGHRENNYIYIMRNKILNGQTLEYTTDQMCSPTYTTDAAKALLDMADTEFYGVYHIANEGKASRYEFYKKCAELLGLNTQNIIPVLQSEKAVRRPKNTMFESIAYKMTYNTTLRKWEYALEDCIEEIKNNIKK from the coding sequence ATGAAGGTTTTAATAACGGGAGCAACAGGACTTTTCGGAGAGGACATAACAAGGGTATTTGCCGAAAAGCATGAAGTTATTGCGGTAATGGGGAAAAAGGAATTAGATATTACCAATGCCCAAGAAGTGTTTTCTTATATTGAAAAAGCAGAACCCGATTTAGTTATTCACAGTGCAGGATTTAGGATGGTGGATGAAGCTGAAAAAAATCCGACTAAGACAATTGCGATAAATTCTTTGGGGACTAAAAATGTGGCGCTGGCAGCTTCGAGATGCGGTGCAAAACTTATATATATAAGCAGTGATTCGGTTTTTGATGGAGAAAAAAATACTCCTTATAATGAATACGATAAAAGAAATCCGGTAAATGTGTATGGTTATAGTAAGCTTATGGCAGAAGAGGAAGTAAGGTGTTATAATAAAAAACATTTTATTGTAAGAGTACCGCTACTTTTTGGCGCATCGGGGCATAGGGAGAATAATTATATTTATATTATGCGAAATAAAATATTGAATGGACAAACATTGGAATATACAACCGATCAAATGTGTTCGCCGACTTATACGACAGATGCGGCAAAAGCTCTTTTGGATATGGCTGATACAGAATTCTACGGAGTATATCATATAGCCAATGAAGGCAAAGCATCAAGATATGAATTTTATAAAAAATGTGCTGAATTATTGGGGTTGAATACACAAAATATTATACCTGTGTTACAAAGTGAAAAGGCTGTAAGAAGGCCTAAAAATACCATGTTTGAAAGTATTGCATATAAAATGACTTACAACACTACGCTGAGAAAATGGGAATATGCCCTTGAGGATTGCATAGAGGAAATAAAAAATAATATTAAAAAATAA
- a CDS encoding dihydrodipicolinate synthase family protein — MYKMKGCIPPMVTPFKENGDLDKESLEKLVSFLSDNVQGLFINGSYGAGALMTLEERKEVAEITKKTAGNKVQVVVQVGTTSNRSSAELASHANSIGVDAVAAVGPYYYKYNDDSILYFFDDIIKASKGTPVYVYNNPQFQGYPMSLNLIKRLRDIGVHGIKDATFDIMTHAQYHRILGPDGFDIVLGTEAMWLSACALGTKAFIPGLANAFPEINVQMYQEGINGEFDKCRNTQFKINKMRDIMYLAGSTQLAIYAMLEIRGIIKAYPRAPFIPAGEKEKEAIKKELIKLNVL; from the coding sequence ATGTATAAAATGAAGGGATGTATTCCGCCTATGGTAACTCCTTTTAAGGAAAATGGTGATTTGGACAAGGAATCCTTAGAAAAATTAGTAAGCTTTCTGTCGGATAATGTTCAGGGGTTGTTTATTAACGGCTCTTATGGAGCGGGAGCTCTTATGACTTTGGAAGAAAGAAAGGAAGTAGCAGAGATTACAAAGAAAACAGCAGGCAATAAAGTTCAGGTTGTTGTACAAGTAGGAACAACTTCCAACAGAAGTTCGGCTGAGCTTGCATCTCATGCAAACAGTATAGGAGTCGATGCTGTAGCTGCGGTCGGTCCGTATTACTATAAGTATAATGACGATAGCATTTTATATTTCTTTGATGATATTATAAAAGCTTCAAAGGGTACACCGGTGTATGTATATAACAATCCGCAGTTTCAAGGTTATCCCATGTCCTTAAATCTTATAAAAAGACTTAGAGATATAGGCGTTCACGGCATTAAAGATGCTACTTTTGATATTATGACCCATGCACAATATCATAGAATTTTAGGGCCCGATGGTTTTGATATAGTTTTAGGTACCGAGGCAATGTGGCTTTCGGCTTGCGCTTTAGGGACCAAAGCCTTTATACCCGGGTTAGCTAACGCATTTCCGGAAATAAACGTTCAGATGTACCAAGAAGGCATAAACGGAGAGTTTGATAAATGCAGGAATACACAGTTTAAGATTAATAAGATGAGAGATATTATGTATTTGGCGGGATCCACACAACTGGCTATATATGCCATGTTAGAGATTAGGGGAATAATTAAAGCTTATCCCCGTGCACCGTTTATTCCTGCAGGAGAGAAAGAAAAAGAGGCTATCAAGAAAGAACTGATTAAGTTAAACGTGCTATAA
- a CDS encoding PTS sugar transporter subunit IIA codes for MLTDMISLNRIAVNVACKNKDEAIKVAGKLLLKDGYIKENYIESMIELSEELNAYIVLIPKVAMPHARPEDGALKTGFSIVTLKEPVCFGNKKNDPVYLVIGLSAVDNVSHLETMKQLSMMLCDDDVVNNIIKSQSCEELYKYIEDFEKKTLKC; via the coding sequence TTGCTAACAGATATGATCAGCTTAAATAGGATTGCAGTGAATGTTGCCTGCAAGAATAAGGACGAAGCTATAAAGGTAGCAGGTAAACTGCTGTTAAAAGACGGCTATATAAAAGAAAATTATATTGAGAGTATGATAGAGCTTTCAGAAGAATTAAATGCTTATATAGTTTTGATACCAAAAGTTGCTATGCCCCATGCAAGGCCGGAGGACGGAGCATTAAAAACAGGATTTTCTATAGTAACTTTAAAAGAACCTGTTTGCTTCGGTAACAAAAAAAATGATCCTGTATACTTGGTAATAGGTCTTTCGGCAGTTGACAATGTAAGTCATCTTGAAACTATGAAACAGTTATCAATGATGCTTTGTGATGATGACGTGGTTAATAATATAATTAAAAGTCAATCATGCGAGGAATTGTATAAGTATATTGAAGACTTTGAGAAGAAGACATTGAAGTGTTAA
- a CDS encoding phosphoglycerate dehydrogenase → MKNFKLLITSHSFGSCEKEVFTELENAGISYNLIKSNTILKENDLIDVIGDYDAVIVGADIISEKVIDAAKNLKIISKHGVGLDNIDLEAAKKNDIKVTAAKGSNSLAVAELAVSMMTALARNITQSTDEIKKGIWNRKKGTELSGRTLGVVGTGAIGKKVIELLYGYHMNILAYDLYQDNKFIDSHNGRYVSLDDLCRESDFITLHLPLMKDTENLIDERRFSLMKDGVFLVNAARGGLVDEAALYKFLQSGKLAGAAIDTFAEEPPDKDSPLLKLNNLICTPHIGAYTYDAINKMSKYSAKSVIEFKKQLYK, encoded by the coding sequence ATGAAGAATTTTAAACTGTTGATAACATCTCATTCTTTTGGTAGCTGTGAGAAAGAGGTGTTTACAGAATTAGAAAATGCAGGAATATCGTACAATTTAATAAAAAGTAATACAATTTTAAAAGAAAATGATTTGATTGACGTTATAGGCGATTACGATGCTGTAATTGTTGGAGCGGACATAATATCCGAGAAAGTCATTGATGCGGCAAAAAATTTAAAAATCATATCAAAACATGGAGTAGGTTTAGATAATATTGATTTGGAAGCTGCAAAGAAAAATGATATAAAGGTTACTGCAGCTAAAGGGTCCAATAGTTTAGCCGTGGCAGAATTAGCGGTTTCAATGATGACTGCATTAGCCAGAAATATAACTCAATCCACTGATGAAATTAAGAAGGGAATTTGGAACAGGAAAAAAGGAACGGAATTGTCCGGCAGAACCTTAGGAGTTGTAGGAACCGGTGCTATAGGAAAGAAAGTTATTGAACTTTTGTATGGATATCACATGAATATATTAGCATATGACCTTTATCAGGACAATAAATTTATAGATAGTCATAACGGAAGATATGTCAGCTTGGATGATTTATGTAGGGAATCAGACTTTATAACTTTACATTTACCTCTTATGAAGGATACAGAAAATCTTATAGACGAACGCAGGTTTAGTCTTATGAAAGACGGTGTATTTTTAGTAAACGCTGCAAGAGGAGGGCTTGTAGATGAAGCCGCGTTATATAAATTTTTGCAGTCCGGTAAATTAGCCGGAGCAGCTATAGATACTTTTGCAGAAGAACCTCCTGATAAGGACAGCCCTCTTCTTAAATTAAACAATTTAATTTGTACACCCCATATAGGAGCTTATACCTATGATGCTATAAATAAAATGAGTAAGTACTCTGCAAAATCGGTAATCGAGTTTAAAAAACAGCTTTACAAATAA
- a CDS encoding O-methyltransferase, translating into MDFNKINLYINDIYKKSTELTKREFINKTQLKDFVPVIDDDVARFLKLIIKITKPENILEIGTSIGYSTTSMAQIVKEYGGKITTIEYDEKVAAQAKLNFISAGVEDFIELKIGNAEKIIPDMEEKFDLIFQDVDKRLYPLLFDDCLRILKTGGLLIAEDTLFPVLDLDERWHCLIEPIEQFNELVVNCLKLDSTFLPIGDGLIVAVKKDGRRL; encoded by the coding sequence ATGGATTTCAATAAGATTAATTTATACATTAACGATATATACAAGAAAAGTACAGAACTGACTAAAAGGGAATTTATCAATAAAACCCAATTAAAGGATTTTGTACCCGTTATTGATGATGATGTCGCAAGATTTCTGAAATTGATAATTAAGATTACGAAACCGGAGAACATCTTGGAAATAGGGACGAGCATAGGATATTCAACTACATCAATGGCTCAAATAGTGAAAGAATACGGAGGGAAAATAACTACCATTGAATATGATGAAAAAGTCGCGGCTCAAGCTAAACTAAATTTTATTAGTGCAGGTGTGGAAGATTTTATTGAATTGAAAATCGGAAATGCAGAAAAGATAATCCCCGATATGGAAGAAAAATTCGATTTGATATTTCAGGATGTAGATAAGAGGCTATATCCATTATTATTTGATGATTGCCTAAGGATTCTAAAGACAGGAGGACTTTTAATAGCTGAAGATACTCTTTTCCCCGTATTGGACTTGGATGAAAGATGGCATTGTTTGATTGAACCAATCGAACAGTTTAATGAATTAGTCGTTAACTGTTTAAAACTTGACAGTACTTTCTTGCCTATTGGAGACGGGCTTATTGTTGCAGTAAAAAAAGATGGGAGGCGGCTTTAA
- a CDS encoding Ldh family oxidoreductase encodes MATLSSEEIYSIVKESLRAVGTSKAAAEAVAETTCQAELRGISSHGLQMIPVYVERILEGGIQGKAEPTVSTGGDNIHIIDGNGCCGQLAAKKAMELVIEEVKKNRVSVVGVKNTNHCGMLAYYTENISKEYSIAFMCTNTNPNVAAFGGAEKVLGTNPFSVALPWDKESIVIDMATTSIAKGKIYEYAMKGISIPEGYALDKDGKATTDANEALNGTLLPFGGHKGYALSILVEILAGVITGGGFSKNVFSLHSDISKQQNVGMFLMGIPIEPLMGEKMYKERIKEFVSIIKGSKLAVGFNEIYMPGEIEANRRKDRLRNGIEVNDDIIEKLKQIINSKKIL; translated from the coding sequence ATGGCAACGTTAAGTTCAGAGGAAATATATAGTATTGTTAAAGAATCATTGAGAGCCGTTGGTACTAGCAAAGCTGCTGCGGAAGCAGTAGCTGAAACAACATGCCAAGCTGAGCTGAGAGGCATATCTTCACATGGATTACAGATGATACCGGTATATGTAGAAAGAATCTTAGAAGGAGGAATTCAGGGTAAGGCAGAACCAACTGTTTCAACTGGTGGGGACAATATCCATATAATTGACGGTAATGGATGCTGCGGTCAGCTTGCGGCTAAAAAAGCTATGGAACTGGTTATTGAAGAAGTTAAAAAAAACAGAGTATCAGTGGTAGGAGTTAAAAATACTAACCATTGCGGTATGCTGGCGTATTATACTGAAAATATTTCTAAAGAATACTCTATAGCTTTTATGTGTACCAATACAAATCCAAATGTCGCAGCATTTGGAGGGGCAGAGAAAGTTTTAGGAACTAATCCCTTTTCTGTGGCATTACCGTGGGATAAGGAATCTATAGTTATAGATATGGCTACGACTTCCATTGCCAAAGGGAAAATATATGAGTATGCGATGAAAGGGATAAGTATTCCCGAAGGATATGCCTTAGATAAAGACGGCAAAGCTACTACAGATGCAAATGAAGCTTTAAATGGAACATTGCTTCCCTTTGGAGGTCATAAAGGTTATGCATTATCTATTCTTGTAGAGATATTGGCAGGAGTTATTACCGGCGGAGGATTTTCTAAAAATGTATTTTCACTGCACTCAGATATAAGTAAACAACAGAATGTCGGAATGTTTCTGATGGGTATACCCATAGAGCCTTTAATGGGAGAAAAAATGTATAAGGAAAGAATCAAGGAATTTGTATCGATAATTAAAGGAAGCAAATTGGCAGTAGGATTTAATGAGATATACATGCCGGGAGAAATTGAGGCAAATAGAAGAAAAGATAGACTTCGTAATGGAATTGAAGTCAATGATGATATCATAGAAAAACTGAAACAAATAATAAATAGCAAAAAAATACTGTAA
- a CDS encoding PadR family transcriptional regulator: MKKLETNSPLTEAAFLILLAMIEPNHGYGVMQFVEEKTKGRVILGPGTLYGAINNLHRKGWIEPYPTDPEERKKDYVITEDGLNQVKQELSRLKEVYDIGVKVLEKRGINYD, translated from the coding sequence ATGAAAAAATTAGAAACAAACAGTCCCTTAACCGAAGCTGCTTTTCTAATATTATTAGCTATGATTGAACCAAATCATGGTTATGGGGTAATGCAATTCGTAGAGGAAAAGACTAAAGGCAGGGTTATCTTGGGTCCGGGTACACTTTATGGTGCAATAAATAACCTCCATAGAAAAGGATGGATTGAACCTTATCCAACTGATCCGGAAGAACGAAAAAAGGATTATGTTATAACCGAAGATGGACTAAACCAAGTAAAACAAGAACTTTCAAGATTAAAAGAAGTCTATGATATAGGGGTCAAAGTTTTAGAGAAAAGGGGAATTAATTATGATTAG
- a CDS encoding GNAT family N-acetyltransferase produces the protein MKNYVLGILTENYAKEICDWKYEGDYSVYNFSDWGTVVKNGWDLSLRDKREKEFLSILLDGELIAYGRIIEDRGKTFIGVGLKPSWCGKGYGKDIMNLLIEECKKRFPDNPIALEVRIFNKRAVKCYQTVGFRIKDKYIKNTFNGKDEFYYMEYEKEPARKFV, from the coding sequence ATGAAAAATTATGTTTTGGGAATACTGACGGAGAACTATGCTAAGGAGATTTGTGATTGGAAATATGAAGGAGATTATTCCGTTTATAATTTTTCGGATTGGGGTACTGTAGTTAAAAACGGTTGGGACTTATCTTTAAGAGATAAAAGAGAAAAAGAATTTTTATCCATATTGCTTGATGGAGAGCTGATTGCTTACGGAAGGATAATTGAAGATAGGGGAAAGACATTTATCGGCGTTGGATTAAAGCCATCCTGGTGCGGAAAAGGATACGGAAAGGACATTATGAACTTATTGATTGAAGAATGTAAAAAAAGATTTCCGGATAATCCGATAGCCCTTGAAGTTAGGATTTTCAACAAAAGAGCAGTTAAATGCTACCAGACCGTAGGGTTTCGTATTAAAGATAAGTATATAAAAAATACTTTCAATGGTAAAGATGAATTTTATTATATGGAGTATGAAAAAGAGCCTGCAAGAAAATTTGTGTAA
- a CDS encoding PTS ascorbate transporter subunit IIC, with the protein MGVINFISTQIFGNAAFLFGIISLIGLLLLKKSFEDVITGTVKTIVGVLILFAGCDVLSASVTPLGEWIKSVLGVQGVLPNALMMMSMVMSKYGAILGAVVVVGFLVNIIMARITKLKYIALVGHLFLNWGAFVVGTLVALNVSPAKIILIGGIFCGIYFWLCTAATHHFMKKNENLTKDFALYIPEATGIAFTSWFSSKVGNKENRCDDIKVPEKLEWLRDNVVGIAVLGAILWVLFGILVGKDVIAKSAGSTNWILYLVTLGIKFSVGLSIVLYGVRMMLAEIVPAFRGIATKVVPGAIPGLDYPTIFQFSPNAVFVGFIANLIGGILGTLVLVYLKAPVVVIPSVWTNFWMGSVLGVFGDAYGGRRGAILSNIIVGFVITFLWAVAYPMSGWCTTTGLLPDYTDYGVIGTIFEFIAKLIAK; encoded by the coding sequence ATGGGAGTTATAAACTTTATTTCTACACAGATTTTTGGAAATGCAGCTTTTTTATTTGGAATTATTTCCTTGATAGGCTTACTATTACTCAAAAAATCATTTGAAGATGTAATAACAGGCACTGTCAAAACTATAGTGGGAGTTCTGATACTTTTTGCTGGATGTGATGTACTTTCTGCTTCTGTTACTCCCTTAGGTGAATGGATCAAATCCGTTCTTGGAGTTCAAGGAGTTTTACCTAACGCACTTATGATGATGAGTATGGTCATGTCCAAATATGGGGCAATTTTGGGAGCAGTAGTTGTTGTGGGATTTTTAGTTAATATCATTATGGCAAGGATTACAAAATTGAAGTATATAGCTTTAGTAGGTCACTTGTTTTTAAATTGGGGTGCATTTGTAGTAGGAACGTTGGTAGCATTAAATGTTTCTCCTGCCAAAATTATTTTAATAGGTGGAATATTTTGTGGGATATATTTTTGGTTATGTACGGCGGCAACCCACCATTTTATGAAAAAGAATGAGAACCTTACCAAAGATTTTGCTTTGTATATTCCGGAAGCAACGGGTATTGCATTTACAAGTTGGTTTTCATCAAAAGTAGGAAATAAAGAAAATCGTTGTGATGATATAAAGGTTCCTGAAAAACTTGAATGGTTAAGGGATAATGTGGTTGGTATTGCAGTTTTAGGAGCAATTTTATGGGTTTTATTCGGTATTTTAGTTGGAAAAGATGTCATTGCTAAGAGTGCCGGTAGTACAAACTGGATATTATACTTGGTTACATTAGGAATTAAATTTTCAGTAGGACTTAGCATTGTGCTTTATGGTGTAAGAATGATGCTTGCAGAGATTGTTCCGGCATTCAGAGGTATAGCTACTAAAGTTGTACCGGGAGCTATTCCCGGACTTGATTATCCGACGATATTTCAATTTTCACCCAATGCAGTATTTGTTGGATTTATAGCTAACCTAATTGGTGGAATATTAGGAACGTTAGTACTTGTTTACCTTAAAGCTCCGGTTGTTGTTATACCTTCGGTTTGGACAAACTTCTGGATGGGCTCTGTCCTTGGAGTTTTTGGTGACGCATATGGAGGTAGAAGAGGAGCAATATTATCAAATATAATAGTAGGTTTCGTAATAACATTCCTTTGGGCTGTTGCTTACCCGATGTCAGGATGGTGTACTACGACGGGGCTGTTACCTGATTATACGGATTATGGAGTTATAGGAACAATATTTGAATTTATTGCAAAATTAATAGCTAAATAA
- a CDS encoding BglG family transcription antiterminator, translated as MKTLTERQFEILSFLINKEKPVSAKNLAKKFGVSTRTVRYDLDDIEYFLKGSTVKLQKRNKVGIWIDSPKEAKKMFLLEAPREEKTLWKVVSKEDRKKGIIETLLKCEGYTTISELSNILEVSYSTVRKDLNEADKWFEQREIKIIRKKKHGICISGNESNVRKAISEVLEYRNLEDAEFKIFDEWLFSDVSINVLYNYINKVSKELKVIYSDEFSTKLLIHIGICIKRLRQGKKINVKKEDIDVLKDTKEFIAVKKYIPDIEMYLGFRVPIGEIWYITTHVICTKIIETYRDKNNASLYTKEELEITQRYISKISDALSLNLRKDNILIKNLLMHIKPTLNRLKYKMPIENPILEEIKRCYPKIFGLVKKISNEISEEKGIIINDDEIGFIVMHICASVERVQKNMNKKKFRILVVCGGSIGTSKLLSSRLNSEFEELEISYEIPVSQISSYINGSIDFLISTVPIDEVLIKPVITVSPLLPEEDIARIKSLMKVLRGEKIKTENQTVDEIMFIINQFCNVENTHELKNALEKSFDEKSNYYKNIEEQKLLTEMIDLKRIEVKVKCSDKYEAIRKVGSMLLKEGYIEEPYIDAMIKLCEELNSYIVIAPKVAMPHAKPESGAKKTGFSIITLKEPIVFGHKKNDPVSLVIGFSAINNTGHIKAMRELLSMLCEKETIEKVINSTSKEELYKNIQQFEKVYLQ; from the coding sequence ATGAAAACACTTACTGAAAGGCAATTTGAAATTTTATCGTTTCTTATTAATAAAGAAAAACCTGTCTCAGCAAAAAATTTAGCAAAAAAATTTGGGGTTAGCACAAGAACTGTTAGATATGATCTTGATGACATAGAGTACTTCTTAAAGGGAAGTACAGTTAAATTGCAAAAAAGAAACAAGGTAGGTATTTGGATTGATAGCCCAAAAGAAGCAAAGAAAATGTTTTTATTGGAGGCACCTCGGGAAGAAAAAACCTTATGGAAAGTGGTATCTAAAGAGGACAGAAAAAAAGGTATCATTGAAACATTGTTAAAGTGCGAAGGTTATACTACAATAAGTGAGCTGTCGAATATTCTTGAAGTAAGCTATTCAACAGTTAGAAAGGATTTAAATGAAGCTGATAAGTGGTTTGAGCAAAGAGAAATAAAGATAATCAGAAAGAAAAAACATGGTATTTGCATTTCAGGAAATGAATCAAATGTAAGAAAAGCAATATCCGAAGTTCTGGAATATAGAAATTTGGAAGATGCGGAATTCAAGATTTTTGACGAATGGTTATTTTCTGATGTTTCCATAAACGTATTATACAATTATATAAATAAAGTGAGCAAAGAACTTAAAGTAATTTATTCCGACGAATTTTCAACAAAGTTATTAATTCATATAGGTATATGTATAAAGAGATTGAGACAGGGAAAGAAAATAAATGTGAAAAAAGAGGATATAGATGTATTAAAAGACACTAAGGAATTTATTGCAGTAAAGAAATATATTCCTGATATTGAAATGTATCTCGGATTCAGAGTACCCATCGGAGAAATATGGTATATAACAACTCACGTAATTTGCACTAAGATTATTGAAACCTACAGGGATAAAAACAATGCTTCTTTATATACAAAAGAAGAATTGGAAATTACTCAGAGATATATTTCAAAGATTAGTGATGCTTTATCACTAAACTTAAGAAAAGACAATATCCTTATAAAAAATCTTTTAATGCATATCAAACCTACTTTAAATAGGTTAAAATACAAAATGCCTATAGAAAATCCGATTTTAGAGGAAATTAAGAGATGCTATCCTAAAATTTTTGGACTAGTAAAAAAAATATCAAATGAAATATCTGAAGAGAAAGGGATAATAATAAATGATGATGAAATAGGTTTCATAGTAATGCACATATGTGCATCTGTAGAAAGAGTACAAAAAAATATGAATAAAAAGAAGTTTCGAATTTTGGTTGTCTGCGGCGGGAGTATTGGTACCTCTAAACTATTATCTTCCAGACTGAATAGTGAGTTTGAAGAATTAGAAATATCTTATGAGATCCCGGTTAGTCAAATTAGCAGTTATATAAATGGCAGCATTGATTTTTTAATATCAACTGTTCCGATAGATGAGGTCCTTATAAAACCTGTTATAACAGTTAGCCCCCTTTTACCGGAAGAGGATATTGCTAGAATAAAAAGCCTAATGAAAGTTTTGAGAGGAGAAAAAATAAAAACAGAAAACCAAACAGTAGATGAAATCATGTTTATTATTAATCAATTTTGTAATGTTGAAAACACACATGAGCTGAAAAATGCATTAGAAAAATCCTTTGATGAAAAATCAAATTATTATAAAAATATCGAGGAACAAAAATTGTTAACAGAAATGATTGACTTAAAGAGAATCGAAGTAAAAGTAAAATGCAGCGATAAATATGAAGCAATAAGAAAAGTAGGTAGTATGCTCCTGAAAGAAGGATATATAGAGGAACCTTATATTGATGCCATGATAAAGTTATGCGAAGAGTTAAATTCATATATAGTTATAGCACCAAAGGTGGCGATGCCTCATGCAAAACCGGAATCCGGAGCAAAAAAAACAGGGTTTTCGATAATTACATTAAAAGAACCGATAGTTTTTGGCCATAAGAAAAATGATCCTGTTAGCTTGGTGATAGGGTTTTCGGCAATAAACAATACGGGGCATATTAAAGCCATGCGAGAGTTATTATCTATGCTCTGTGAGAAAGAAACGATTGAAAAAGTTATAAATAGTACTTCGAAAGAAGAACTTTATAAGAATATTCAGCAATTTGAAAAGGTTTATCTACAGTAA
- a CDS encoding PTS sugar transporter subunit IIB: protein MANKRLTVLTVCGAGIGSSLMVKMNAEDVLNKHGIKAKIINSDVTSAKGNKVDVVIATSMDICKLIKGIDAKQIVVLDNPVSMKELEEKLIPACKEIISQE from the coding sequence ATGGCTAACAAAAGACTTACGGTTCTTACGGTTTGTGGTGCAGGAATAGGTTCATCATTAATGGTTAAGATGAATGCGGAGGATGTGTTAAACAAGCATGGTATAAAAGCTAAAATAATTAATTCCGATGTTACAAGTGCAAAGGGGAATAAAGTTGATGTAGTAATAGCAACATCAATGGATATTTGTAAGCTTATTAAGGGAATAGATGCAAAGCAAATAGTTGTACTTGATAATCCGGTTAGTATGAAAGAATTAGAAGAAAAACTTATTCCCGCTTGCAAAGAAATAATATCCCAGGAATAA